The Deltaproteobacteria bacterium genome includes a window with the following:
- a CDS encoding ABC transporter substrate-binding protein: MTATVLLVVSFAGSLAPNAVAEPLKLGLMMNFSRNAPGRAVERRRAFELAIKHINAAGGVLGQPVRPTVADSTRSPSGAVAAARRLVHTAGVHAIVGPSSSAMALAVAEQVTGPAGVPTISPSATSPKLTTATDSDYLFRTALSDIAQGPVLARVTRERGFRNVGLLYRDDAWGQGLAGTFTAAWDGTVTAVAFEPRQTGFSAELRRSTAAGAQALVVVADEQETIALLRDAVELGLYRHFTFGDASKSPNVAREVGAERLHGMYGTAGAAVPDSPVSAAWRAAYVAEYGGPPAFTYVPQTYDATIALALAAQAAGSTRGEAIRDRLRAVGSAPGLSANAGPEGVAAALRILAAGGEIDYQGAAVTLDWDRHGDLRRGHIRIWRFTRDGGTEDLETVPFIYEADPPKPGAADR, translated from the coding sequence TTGACGGCGACCGTGCTGCTGGTGGTGTCCTTTGCCGGCAGCCTCGCGCCGAATGCCGTGGCGGAGCCGTTGAAGCTTGGGCTGATGATGAACTTCAGCCGAAACGCCCCGGGGCGCGCCGTCGAGAGGCGGCGGGCTTTCGAACTGGCCATCAAGCACATCAACGCGGCCGGGGGCGTGCTCGGCCAGCCGGTGCGACCGACGGTGGCCGACTCCACCCGTAGTCCGTCGGGTGCCGTGGCGGCGGCGCGGCGCCTCGTACACACCGCTGGGGTCCACGCCATCGTCGGCCCGAGTTCAAGCGCCATGGCCCTGGCGGTGGCGGAGCAGGTCACCGGCCCCGCCGGCGTTCCCACCATCAGCCCGTCGGCCACCTCGCCAAAGCTCACGACGGCCACCGACAGCGACTACCTGTTCCGCACCGCCCTCTCCGATATCGCCCAGGGTCCGGTCCTCGCCCGCGTCACCCGCGAGAGAGGCTTCCGCAACGTCGGCCTGCTCTACCGGGACGATGCCTGGGGACAGGGACTGGCCGGAACTTTCACCGCCGCATGGGACGGCACCGTGACGGCCGTTGCTTTCGAGCCGCGGCAAACCGGCTTCAGCGCGGAACTGCGGCGGAGCACCGCCGCGGGCGCCCAAGCCCTGGTGGTGGTCGCGGACGAACAAGAGACCATCGCCCTGCTGCGCGACGCCGTCGAGCTCGGGCTGTACCGCCATTTCACCTTCGGCGACGCGTCGAAAAGCCCGAACGTGGCCCGGGAGGTAGGCGCCGAACGGTTGCACGGTATGTATGGGACGGCCGGCGCCGCGGTCCCGGACAGCCCTGTCTCGGCAGCCTGGCGGGCGGCCTATGTGGCCGAGTATGGCGGCCCGCCAGCGTTTACCTATGTCCCGCAGACCTACGACGCCACCATCGCCTTGGCCCTGGCGGCCCAGGCCGCGGGGAGCACCCGCGGCGAGGCCATTCGTGACCGGCTGCGGGCCGTCGGCAGCGCGCCCGGTCTTTCGGCGAACGCCGGTCCTGAAGGGGTCGCCGCCGCGCTGCGCATTCTGGCCGCGGGCGGCGAGATCGATTACCAGGGCGCCGCGGTGACTCTGGACTGGGACCGGCACGGCGACCTGCGGCGCGGACACATCCGCATCTGGCGATTCACTCGGGACGGAGGCACCGAGGACCTCGAAACGGTCCCGTTCATCTACGAAGCGGACCCTCCGAAGCCGGGGGCGGCGGACCGTTGA